One window of uncultured Methanoregula sp. genomic DNA carries:
- a CDS encoding nickel-dependent hydrogenase large subunit, with amino-acid sequence MSKQITIPFGPQHPVLPEPLHLDLVLEDEKVVDVIPTIGYVHRGLEKLVEKREYTEYVYIAERICGICSHIHGQTYVQGIEQIMGLEIPERAQYLRTIWSEYSRMHSHLLWLGLFADSMGFESVFMNAWRLREHILDDLEATTGGRVIQGVCKVGGVRKDIAPEKLDEMVKGLKGIEHEIQDLTNVFLHDSSMKHRLCGVGVLSKEDAYYLGAVGPSGRGSGLAIDIRETGYAAYGKINFKPVVEHDGDCYARCAVRAKEMFTSIDIIEQCARKIPDGPVDMKVTGAPDGEFFARAEQPRGEVIHYIKGNGKKNLVRHRVRTPTFTNIPPLVTLLKGCELADVPVIVLSIDPCIGCAER; translated from the coding sequence ATGTCAAAACAAATAACCATCCCGTTCGGCCCGCAGCACCCGGTGCTCCCCGAGCCTCTCCATCTCGACCTAGTTCTCGAAGACGAGAAGGTCGTGGATGTCATCCCGACCATCGGGTACGTCCACCGCGGTCTTGAGAAACTTGTGGAGAAACGGGAGTATACCGAGTACGTGTATATCGCTGAACGGATCTGTGGTATCTGCAGTCACATCCACGGCCAGACCTATGTGCAGGGTATCGAACAGATCATGGGACTCGAGATCCCCGAACGGGCCCAGTACCTCAGGACCATATGGTCTGAATATTCAAGGATGCACTCGCACCTGCTCTGGCTGGGACTTTTTGCTGACAGTATGGGCTTTGAGAGCGTGTTTATGAACGCATGGCGGCTTCGTGAGCATATCCTCGATGATCTCGAAGCGACCACGGGTGGCCGCGTCATCCAGGGTGTCTGCAAGGTTGGCGGTGTCCGGAAGGATATCGCTCCTGAGAAACTGGACGAGATGGTGAAAGGGCTCAAGGGTATTGAGCACGAGATCCAGGATCTCACGAATGTATTCCTGCATGACAGTTCAATGAAGCACCGGCTCTGCGGGGTCGGCGTGCTCAGCAAAGAGGATGCCTATTACCTCGGTGCGGTAGGCCCGTCAGGAAGAGGCAGCGGTCTTGCGATTGATATCCGCGAAACCGGCTATGCTGCCTACGGGAAGATCAACTTCAAACCGGTTGTCGAGCATGACGGGGATTGCTATGCCCGCTGTGCTGTGCGTGCAAAGGAAATGTTCACCTCGATCGATATCATCGAACAGTGTGCAAGGAAGATTCCTGATGGGCCGGTTGACATGAAAGTCACCGGTGCACCGGATGGTGAATTCTTTGCACGGGCCGAACAGCCCCGGGGCGAGGTCATCCACTACATCAAGGGGAATGGCAAGAAGAACCTTGTCCGGCACCGGGTGCGGACACCCACCTTCACGAACATCCCTCCCCTTGTCACGCTCTTGAAAGGGTGCGAACTTGCTGATGTGCCGGTGATTGTCCTGAGCATCGATCCCTGCATCGGCTGTGCGGAGAGGTGA
- a CDS encoding DNA-directed DNA polymerase II small subunit — protein sequence MLGVQEIALRFLDTKLQVHPDVVRYIQEQDDLDLIERIIAGIPEDTIVVSAKHIPGIHPTRDGTRFLVEPSVEVVSGIAGTSGAVNGTSDYLHYFRDRYSRLGGMIRSRAGSMPIEGLTKNTRYRQEECTVIGMVNEIKTTTNGHRIAEIEDTSGSISVLFRKDRPVHEDAEKIIPDEVIGIKGKLSSDGKLFFAETLYRPDIRIDNAPFKSEQPGKAVFISDVHVGSDTFLGDCWNRFADWLSDNDFSYLLIAGDLVDGIGIYPGQESELTIRNIYEQYDAFGEMMKKLPSRMKIIISPGNHDVVRGAEPQPVLPEQFTRKFPDNCVLVENPALVRLQGVRVLMYHGRSIDDMIGLIPGASYDKSGQMMEEMLIRRHLAPAYGRRTPIAAGKIDRLIIDPLPEILHTGHVHIKGITTYRGVLGINAGTWQSQTKFQKQMNVNPTPALAVVVDLQTLVPETFSFA from the coding sequence ATGCTTGGTGTGCAGGAGATCGCGCTCCGGTTCCTTGATACAAAACTGCAGGTGCATCCCGACGTGGTGCGCTATATCCAGGAGCAGGACGATCTGGATCTCATCGAGCGCATCATCGCCGGTATTCCTGAGGATACCATCGTTGTCTCTGCAAAGCACATCCCCGGTATTCACCCCACCCGGGACGGGACGCGGTTCCTTGTTGAGCCGAGCGTGGAAGTGGTTTCGGGCATTGCCGGGACTTCCGGTGCCGTGAACGGGACAAGCGATTATCTCCACTATTTCCGGGACCGGTACAGCAGGCTCGGCGGCATGATCCGGAGCAGGGCCGGGTCGATGCCTATCGAAGGTCTCACGAAGAACACCCGGTACCGGCAGGAAGAGTGCACCGTGATCGGGATGGTTAACGAGATAAAGACCACGACAAACGGCCACCGCATAGCCGAGATCGAGGATACATCCGGTTCGATTTCCGTGCTCTTCCGGAAGGACCGGCCGGTCCACGAAGATGCCGAAAAGATCATCCCCGACGAGGTAATCGGCATCAAGGGAAAACTCTCGAGCGACGGGAAACTCTTCTTTGCCGAAACCCTCTACCGGCCTGACATCCGCATCGACAATGCACCGTTCAAAAGCGAGCAGCCGGGAAAAGCGGTTTTCATATCTGATGTCCACGTGGGAAGCGACACCTTTCTTGGGGATTGCTGGAACCGCTTTGCTGACTGGCTCTCGGACAATGATTTCTCCTACCTGCTCATTGCCGGCGATCTCGTGGACGGGATCGGTATTTACCCGGGCCAGGAGAGCGAGCTCACCATCAGGAACATCTACGAGCAGTACGACGCTTTCGGGGAGATGATGAAAAAACTCCCGTCCCGGATGAAGATCATCATCTCGCCCGGCAACCACGATGTGGTGCGGGGAGCCGAACCCCAGCCGGTGCTCCCGGAGCAGTTCACGAGAAAATTCCCGGACAACTGCGTGCTCGTCGAGAACCCGGCGCTCGTTCGCCTGCAGGGTGTGCGGGTGCTCATGTATCACGGCAGGTCCATCGATGACATGATCGGCCTCATCCCCGGCGCCTCCTACGACAAGAGCGGGCAGATGATGGAGGAGATGCTCATTCGCCGCCACCTCGCCCCGGCCTATGGGCGCAGGACACCGATTGCCGCAGGGAAGATCGACCGGCTGATCATCGACCCGCTGCCGGAGATCCTGCATACCGGCCATGTCCACATCAAGGGAATCACCACCTACCGGGGTGTTCTTGGCATCAATGCAGGAACCTGGCAGTCCCAGACCAAGTTCCAGAAACAGATGAACGTGAACCCGACGCCGGCGCTTGCGGTTGTCGTGGATCTCCAGACGCTTGTACCGGAGACATTCAGTTTCGCCTGA
- a CDS encoding ATP-binding protein, with protein MKLPAGFEDRQLFWKAAITGTAATALLASVIGLLFGISTAIPNLLYIPVVLAAYQYPRRGAVIAGCIGGIYLLFVILLGGASMTILGEALLRTLVIVAIGWLIAALTIRLREKEDLYQGLFDHSEGGSILIRDIGNRRAIEEINWKAADLLRRKVSDLNGTPVSAIWSGDDADVFFGRLSRKGAVYATETQFALPDESSLVVLVSGSSLPGERAILTFFDITSHVQAEHALKAANNKISILSQISSDHLHRSVDEIIESVDEADARCSDAGTHTYFERIRTLAWNVVRQLFLAESYKDLGAVPPVWMSVQKSLETTRFPLDDKTISIRCWTGRLEVYADPLFADVLTHLLDNSLRHSAGRLKNIIVTYHETPGGLDLCVRDDGAGIPAERKQQIFEYDAEGHAGIGLFICRQIVEVTGMTIQETGTEGSGVQFVIHVPPGSYRIEGTGDDAPSIPVFSAPERFAAKHRSGATVRELMSSELPVAETLWTEYHNTKGDMKTDRIFAAFSNGEAVSVARCKRHTDGFEVDGVFTPVNRRGHGYADAVVRGLVEACGQDTLYMHSVWDLTNFYGNYGFVPIDEKELPQTIRERFAWAGGEMEGANVRPMRRDPGSLKTGKNWVKKDTS; from the coding sequence ATGAAACTTCCTGCAGGATTTGAGGACCGCCAGCTCTTCTGGAAGGCCGCAATTACCGGAACGGCTGCGACTGCACTTCTTGCATCGGTTATCGGGCTCCTTTTCGGGATATCGACGGCTATCCCCAACCTCCTGTACATTCCGGTGGTACTGGCCGCATACCAGTACCCGCGCCGCGGTGCGGTCATCGCGGGTTGCATCGGCGGGATCTACCTTCTCTTCGTGATCCTCCTTGGGGGAGCTTCGATGACCATTCTCGGCGAAGCGCTGCTCCGGACCCTGGTCATTGTCGCGATCGGGTGGCTGATTGCAGCCCTCACGATCCGGCTTCGGGAAAAGGAAGACCTTTACCAGGGACTCTTCGACCATTCGGAAGGAGGCAGCATCCTTATCCGCGATATTGGCAACCGCAGGGCCATAGAAGAGATAAACTGGAAAGCAGCCGATCTCCTCCGGCGGAAAGTATCTGACCTGAACGGGACACCGGTTTCTGCCATATGGAGTGGGGATGATGCGGATGTGTTTTTCGGGCGGCTCTCCCGCAAAGGGGCGGTGTACGCAACCGAGACACAGTTCGCCCTGCCGGATGAGAGTTCGCTTGTCGTCCTTGTATCAGGCAGCTCCCTCCCGGGCGAGCGGGCCATCCTCACCTTCTTCGATATCACCAGCCACGTCCAAGCCGAGCATGCCCTGAAAGCGGCCAACAACAAAATCAGTATCCTCTCCCAAATCTCGTCAGACCACCTTCACCGGTCGGTGGATGAGATCATCGAATCCGTTGATGAGGCGGATGCCCGGTGCAGTGATGCCGGGACACACACGTATTTCGAACGGATCCGGACGCTTGCGTGGAATGTTGTCCGCCAGCTCTTCCTCGCCGAGTCCTACAAGGATCTCGGGGCGGTCCCCCCGGTCTGGATGAGCGTGCAGAAGTCTCTTGAAACCACCCGTTTTCCTTTGGATGATAAAACTATCTCGATCCGGTGCTGGACAGGGCGCCTGGAGGTTTATGCGGATCCGCTCTTTGCCGATGTCCTCACCCATCTCCTGGATAACTCCCTCCGGCACAGCGCGGGCAGGCTGAAAAATATCATTGTTACGTATCACGAGACCCCCGGGGGGCTTGACCTCTGCGTCCGGGACGACGGGGCCGGGATCCCTGCTGAGAGAAAACAACAGATATTCGAGTACGATGCCGAGGGACATGCAGGGATCGGGCTCTTCATCTGCCGCCAGATCGTTGAGGTGACCGGTATGACCATCCAGGAAACCGGTACCGAAGGATCAGGGGTCCAGTTTGTGATTCATGTCCCGCCCGGCAGTTACCGTATCGAGGGTACCGGTGACGATGCACCTTCAATTCCGGTATTTTCGGCACCGGAGCGTTTTGCCGCGAAGCACCGTTCAGGTGCGACCGTGAGAGAACTGATGTCGTCGGAGTTACCGGTCGCCGAGACGCTCTGGACCGAATACCACAATACGAAAGGGGATATGAAAACGGATCGCATATTTGCGGCATTTTCCAATGGCGAGGCAGTCTCGGTGGCCCGGTGCAAACGGCACACGGACGGGTTCGAAGTGGATGGAGTATTCACGCCGGTCAACCGGCGCGGCCACGGGTACGCAGATGCAGTTGTCCGGGGGCTTGTCGAGGCATGCGGGCAGGATACCCTCTACATGCATTCGGTCTGGGATCTCACCAATTTCTATGGCAACTATGGGTTTGTCCCGATTGATGAGAAGGAACTCCCGCAGACAATCAGGGAGCGGTTCGCATGGGCCGGGGGAGAGATGGAGGGGGCAAATGTCCGTCCCATGAGACGGGACCCGGGTTCATTGAAAACAGGTAAAAACTGGGTAAAAAAAGATACTTCCTGA
- a CDS encoding NADH-quinone oxidoreductase subunit C: MMELQTITPISVGEVVPKAEQAKKDGCRLVQIGCTKIGDDFEIIYVYDKAYKLASYRVTVKQDDEIPSISGVYWGAFVYENEIHDLYGIHVKGINIDFKGTFYKTAVKHPFSVTITKEDDACQNK, encoded by the coding sequence ATGATGGAATTACAGACGATAACCCCGATCAGTGTCGGGGAGGTCGTGCCCAAAGCGGAACAGGCAAAAAAAGATGGCTGCCGCCTCGTCCAGATCGGGTGCACGAAGATCGGTGATGACTTCGAGATCATCTACGTGTACGACAAAGCCTACAAGCTCGCCAGTTACCGCGTCACCGTGAAACAGGATGACGAGATCCCCAGCATCAGCGGGGTCTACTGGGGGGCCTTCGTGTACGAGAACGAGATCCACGACCTGTACGGCATTCACGTGAAGGGGATCAACATCGATTTCAAGGGCACGTTCTACAAGACCGCGGTCAAACATCCTTTCAGCGTGACCATAACGAAGGAGGACGACGCATGTCAAAACAAATAA
- a CDS encoding 4Fe-4S dicluster domain-containing protein has protein sequence MTFFEMTKTVLKSVLSRPATLMYPAKPAKKTANTRGHVKINPDGCITCRSCQRKCPTQAICVEVKEKTWQIDQMRCVVCAVCVDVCPTKCLTMDNQYRPAMTARGGLEKFTVAGPKKKEPAAPAPADGAKPAKE, from the coding sequence ATGACATTTTTTGAGATGACAAAAACCGTGTTAAAAAGTGTACTCTCCCGTCCGGCGACCCTGATGTACCCGGCAAAGCCGGCCAAGAAGACCGCCAACACCCGTGGCCACGTGAAGATCAACCCGGATGGGTGCATAACGTGCCGGTCCTGCCAGCGCAAGTGCCCGACGCAGGCAATCTGCGTTGAGGTAAAGGAAAAGACCTGGCAGATCGACCAGATGCGCTGTGTCGTCTGTGCCGTGTGCGTGGACGTGTGCCCCACGAAATGCCTTACCATGGACAACCAGTACCGCCCGGCCATGACGGCACGGGGCGGACTTGAGAAGTTCACGGTTGCCGGGCCAAAGAAGAAGGAGCCGGCGGCACCCGCACCTGCGGATGGGGCAAAGCCGGCAAAGGAATAA
- a CDS encoding LysE family transporter: protein MYDVISMLFLGFVIGLTGALAPGPTLVATINASLTGSWTAGLKISLGHILAELAIFLLIVFGLATVVRPYTTVIAVVGGTALIIFGVLTILGSRTASLDQKGTRSDANPVIAGLVSSAANPYFWIWWLSVGSAMVIAGLEGGIILAAVFMIGHWAADTGWFTLVAVSVSKGVSVLNDTLYHRIMAVCGLFLIGFGIYYVTRIFVPS from the coding sequence ATGTACGATGTCATCTCCATGCTGTTCCTGGGGTTTGTGATCGGTCTCACCGGGGCACTTGCTCCCGGCCCCACCCTGGTTGCAACGATCAACGCTTCCCTCACCGGGTCCTGGACAGCAGGCCTGAAGATCTCGCTTGGCCACATCCTTGCCGAACTCGCAATCTTCCTCCTGATCGTCTTTGGCCTTGCTACAGTTGTCCGCCCCTATACGACCGTTATTGCCGTTGTGGGCGGGACAGCCCTCATTATCTTTGGAGTACTCACGATCCTTGGCAGCAGGACCGCATCGCTCGACCAGAAAGGCACCCGTTCTGACGCAAATCCCGTTATTGCAGGGCTTGTCTCCAGTGCCGCGAACCCGTACTTCTGGATCTGGTGGCTCTCGGTCGGGAGTGCAATGGTTATCGCCGGCCTCGAGGGCGGGATTATACTTGCTGCAGTCTTCATGATCGGCCACTGGGCCGCGGATACCGGGTGGTTTACCCTTGTCGCAGTCAGTGTATCCAAAGGCGTATCGGTTCTCAATGATACGCTGTATCACCGGATCATGGCAGTGTGCGGCCTTTTCCTCATCGGCTTTGGGATCTATTACGTGACCCGCATCTTCGTTCCCTCCTAA
- a CDS encoding NADH-quinone oxidoreductase subunit B family protein: MTYLAKSPWIIHYDASSCNGCDIEILACLTPMYDVERFGIINTGNPKHADIFVVTGSINEQNREIVENIYNQMPDPKVVVAVGICATSGGVFRECYNVMGGTDKVIPVDVYVPGCAARPESIIDGIVKALGILEEKRKNIPAQGSTVPHHKPHTNADAPGGTQ; the protein is encoded by the coding sequence ATGACGTACCTGGCCAAATCTCCCTGGATCATCCACTACGATGCATCGAGCTGCAATGGCTGTGACATCGAGATCCTTGCCTGTCTTACACCGATGTACGATGTCGAGCGGTTCGGCATCATCAATACCGGCAACCCCAAGCATGCAGATATCTTCGTGGTCACCGGCTCGATCAATGAACAGAACCGGGAAATCGTTGAAAATATCTACAACCAGATGCCGGACCCGAAAGTCGTTGTCGCGGTCGGCATCTGCGCCACGTCGGGGGGCGTATTCCGGGAATGCTACAATGTCATGGGAGGAACCGACAAGGTGATCCCGGTGGACGTATATGTGCCCGGCTGCGCTGCCCGCCCCGAGTCGATCATCGACGGGATCGTGAAAGCCCTGGGTATTCTTGAAGAGAAGCGGAAGAATATACCGGCACAGGGTTCCACGGTTCCCCACCATAAACCCCATACCAATGCCGATGCACCAGGAGGAACACAATGA
- a CDS encoding complex I subunit 1 family protein, which yields MNLLWAIIFVLVAPVVGGLIAGIDRKITAHMQGRVGPSIFQPFWDVGKLFEKENAVVNETQIFYVVCYIVFMAFTGALFFAGGDLLLVIFALTLAQVFLVLGAFAANSPYSYVGAERELLQIMAYEPMVILTAVGMFVVTRSFNVADIAASTTPVVLLIPGIFLGFLYVLTIKLRKSPFDISTSHHAHQEIVKGVTTEFSGPSLGLIEITHWYETVFLLGFVWLFFGFNPVIAVIAVIVVYLLEILIDNTNARVKWQLAVKSSWLIAAVMGVVNLAALYFLAGGV from the coding sequence ATGAATCTTCTCTGGGCAATCATCTTTGTACTCGTGGCCCCGGTCGTTGGCGGCCTTATTGCCGGTATCGACCGGAAGATCACCGCACACATGCAGGGCAGGGTGGGGCCGTCAATCTTCCAGCCGTTCTGGGATGTGGGCAAGCTCTTCGAGAAAGAGAATGCAGTCGTGAACGAGACACAGATCTTCTACGTGGTCTGTTACATTGTCTTCATGGCTTTCACGGGGGCTCTCTTCTTCGCGGGTGGCGACCTCCTGCTCGTGATCTTTGCACTCACGCTCGCCCAGGTATTTCTCGTGCTGGGCGCCTTCGCCGCCAACTCACCGTACAGCTACGTGGGGGCGGAACGCGAGCTTCTTCAGATCATGGCCTATGAGCCAATGGTGATCCTGACGGCAGTCGGGATGTTCGTTGTCACCAGGAGCTTCAATGTTGCGGATATCGCTGCAAGCACAACACCGGTCGTGCTCCTGATCCCGGGCATCTTCCTCGGCTTTTTGTATGTCCTCACCATCAAGCTCCGCAAGTCTCCGTTCGATATATCAACGTCGCACCATGCCCACCAGGAGATTGTCAAAGGTGTAACCACTGAGTTCTCCGGGCCATCGCTGGGTCTCATCGAGATAACCCACTGGTACGAGACAGTTTTCCTCCTTGGCTTTGTCTGGCTCTTCTTCGGGTTCAACCCGGTAATTGCAGTCATCGCGGTTATCGTGGTCTACCTGCTTGAGATCCTTATCGATAACACCAATGCCCGTGTCAAGTGGCAGCTGGCCGTGAAGAGCTCGTGGCTGATTGCTGCTGTTATGGGAGTGGTCAACCTGGCCGCTCTCTACTTCCTTGCAGGAGGTGTATGA
- a CDS encoding S26 family signal peptidase encodes MAEKEKKRDIRSLITQFKTSDHWAVSLARDLLWVVAVVGTIALALYLICGTWPAVVTIESKSMDPNMKVGDLVVVVQKDRFGTFQTWEEGKLDANPKFGSYGDVIIYKPNGMTSVHPIIHRAVAYATDQPLTEIRGVTLKTNYTAPHPGYITWGDNNPAPDQFLTFPVIGQPEPVREEWIVGKALFTVPLVGYLPLHIAEVVVVVIVIMILHELYLRHREEQSVKPGKKAGKKQR; translated from the coding sequence GTGGCAGAGAAAGAAAAGAAACGGGATATACGATCACTGATCACTCAGTTCAAAACCAGCGACCACTGGGCGGTCTCGCTTGCCCGCGATCTTCTCTGGGTCGTTGCTGTCGTCGGGACCATCGCCCTTGCCCTGTACCTCATCTGCGGTACCTGGCCGGCAGTCGTGACCATTGAGTCGAAGAGCATGGACCCCAACATGAAAGTCGGGGATCTCGTTGTCGTGGTCCAGAAAGACCGGTTTGGGACGTTCCAGACCTGGGAAGAGGGAAAACTGGACGCGAACCCGAAGTTCGGGAGCTACGGGGACGTCATCATCTATAAGCCCAACGGCATGACATCCGTTCACCCGATCATCCACCGGGCCGTGGCCTACGCCACCGACCAGCCCCTCACCGAGATCCGGGGTGTTACTCTCAAGACGAATTACACCGCTCCCCACCCAGGGTACATAACGTGGGGGGACAACAATCCCGCCCCGGACCAGTTCCTCACGTTCCCGGTCATCGGCCAGCCTGAGCCGGTCAGGGAAGAGTGGATCGTAGGAAAGGCCCTCTTCACGGTTCCCCTTGTCGGGTACCTGCCCCTCCATATCGCGGAAGTGGTGGTTGTCGTGATCGTCATCATGATCCTCCATGAGTTGTACCTGCGGCACCGGGAAGAGCAGTCAGTAAAACCGGGAAAGAAGGCCGGCAAAAAACAGCGGTGA
- a CDS encoding proton-conducting transporter membrane subunit: MLCIRKEIERILIVKLSALAIGVVTLYLLFTTFDKGAQLVSAIPAEPVGLIMFVLEILIAVFILYLGIRHRKYLVVGLIVVQSVMMIYFEAVYAHSAGATSNLFIDELSNILALIIGIIGSLICVYSLGYMKFFQEHHPEIKDRRNTFFCILFVFLSAMFGLVFSNNLLWVYFFWEVTTLCSFLLIGYTKTEEATNNAFNALWMNLLGGIAFAGAILYLSLSGSNVLGLDQLLASGKVVALIPAALIGFAGLTKAAQLPFSSWLVGAMVAPTPVSALLHSSTMVKAGVYIIVRLAPVFQSTFTGYMIALVGGLTFLLASGIAVSQSNAKKVLAYSTIANLGLIVACAGIGTYEAIWAAILLIVFHAISKSLLFLSVGTVEHRIKSREIDDMNGLIVRMPKIASMMVIGIAGMFLLPFGMLISKWAAIRAFIDAPYGFLFVIILAFGSAITLFFWAKWMGKIIAVTSDSNNIEGEVDRSEWAALTSLAGLSIVTTLVFPVLSTKLLEPFLLANYGHVAQLSQDNIIIMILMLVLLVLMPLSILLPHRKHRHLAPYMGGRTTTHDMRFSGSLGVQKKTVLSNYYLHDWFGETKLRTAGIWLCSALIGIMFAAVFVRGVIL, from the coding sequence ATGCTCTGTATACGAAAAGAGATTGAACGCATCCTGATCGTGAAACTATCCGCACTGGCCATCGGTGTGGTAACATTGTATCTTCTCTTTACCACGTTTGACAAAGGGGCCCAGCTGGTCTCTGCGATTCCCGCCGAACCGGTGGGGCTCATTATGTTTGTTCTCGAGATACTGATCGCAGTATTCATCCTGTATCTCGGTATCAGACACCGGAAATACCTGGTGGTAGGGCTTATTGTCGTCCAGTCCGTGATGATGATTTATTTCGAGGCCGTGTATGCCCATTCGGCAGGTGCAACATCCAACCTGTTCATCGATGAGCTCTCCAATATCCTTGCTCTCATCATCGGCATCATCGGCAGCCTCATCTGCGTGTACTCGCTTGGCTACATGAAGTTCTTTCAGGAGCACCACCCCGAGATCAAAGACCGGCGCAATACGTTCTTCTGTATCCTGTTCGTCTTCCTGTCCGCAATGTTCGGGCTCGTCTTCTCCAACAATCTTCTCTGGGTCTATTTCTTCTGGGAAGTCACGACCCTCTGTTCGTTCCTGCTCATCGGGTACACGAAGACCGAAGAAGCAACCAATAATGCATTCAACGCACTCTGGATGAACCTGCTCGGCGGTATCGCCTTTGCCGGTGCAATCCTGTACCTCTCATTGTCCGGAAGCAATGTCCTTGGTCTCGACCAGCTTCTTGCATCCGGAAAAGTTGTCGCCCTCATCCCGGCTGCCCTGATCGGGTTCGCCGGGCTTACCAAGGCTGCCCAGCTCCCGTTCTCTTCGTGGCTTGTCGGGGCAATGGTGGCTCCGACCCCCGTCTCGGCGCTGCTCCACTCCAGCACCATGGTCAAGGCAGGTGTTTACATCATTGTCCGGCTTGCACCGGTCTTTCAGTCGACATTCACTGGTTATATGATTGCGCTTGTTGGGGGTCTCACCTTCCTGCTCGCCTCGGGAATTGCAGTCTCCCAGAGCAATGCCAAAAAGGTGCTTGCCTACTCAACGATCGCCAACCTCGGGCTTATCGTAGCCTGCGCCGGTATCGGGACCTACGAGGCGATCTGGGCCGCGATCCTCCTCATCGTCTTCCATGCGATCTCCAAGTCGCTCCTCTTCCTCTCGGTCGGAACGGTTGAGCACCGGATCAAGAGCCGCGAGATCGACGACATGAACGGCCTCATCGTCCGCATGCCGAAGATTGCCTCGATGATGGTGATTGGGATTGCCGGCATGTTCCTCCTGCCGTTTGGTATGCTCATATCCAAGTGGGCGGCGATTCGGGCGTTCATCGACGCACCGTATGGCTTCCTGTTCGTCATCATCCTGGCGTTCGGCAGCGCGATCACCCTCTTCTTCTGGGCCAAGTGGATGGGCAAGATCATCGCAGTTACGAGTGACAGCAATAACATAGAAGGGGAAGTGGACCGCAGCGAATGGGCGGCCCTCACCTCCCTTGCAGGCCTCTCGATCGTGACCACGCTCGTATTCCCGGTACTCTCGACAAAACTCCTTGAGCCGTTCCTCCTCGCAAACTACGGCCACGTAGCCCAGCTCTCGCAGGATAATATCATCATCATGATCCTGATGCTCGTCCTGCTGGTCCTGATGCCGCTCTCGATCCTGCTGCCGCACCGGAAACACCGGCACCTGGCGCCGTACATGGGTGGCAGGACAACTACGCACGATATGCGGTTCTCGGGCTCCCTCGGGGTCCAGAAAAAGACGGTGCTCTCCAACTACTATCTCCATGACTGGTTCGGCGAAACGAAACTCCGGACCGCTGGTATCTGGCTCTGCTCGGCCCTGATCGGCATCATGTTTGCAGCCGTCTTCGTGCGGGGGGTGATCCTGTGA